AGATTTACTAGTAAAAATTCCCCTCGACCCGAGGACGCAGTTTAATACTTTGATAcaatatactagtatgtaaatTGTcggaatatttaaaatttatttgtattagcTTTAGAAACAGGACGAAAAGCGAGCCTTAGCTTTTAACCTGTTCCGTAGcgagtacaaatacattttatatttctgactATGTATTATATACATGGTTTATATCCTGCAATTTACACCTGGAACACGAGCGTGTGTTGTTTACATCCAAATCATTGCctctgatgtttttttttttttttttttttttttaaagaaaacaacataAGTTGAAACGCGGACCGCGAAGAGGTCCCAAAATGAACTGTTACCCAGAAagtttaagatatatatcaatattacCGCTtgcttacatgtacatttaagcGGGAAACAGGAGACtaaatttgtacatgtacaaatacatgtacaaaaagaAAGCAAACATATATTTGTGTAGCTGTTACTTGTACAATAGATGCTGATTGCAGGATGAATTATCTTTGACTTGTGTTGATGTAGCTATGGAACCATAGCTTATAGTccttttggtatttttgacaATGGTCCgcaaattgtcaaaaaaatatcataaggaCCTTATGAGCTACTGACAGTTTCTCCGATGATGTGGTTGCTGTAAACACTTATATTATCAAGGTAACCAAACAAAGCACCACTTTTAAATACTGAACATGTCACCACGACAAAGTTATTTTTGATTCTcaacaattatatatcaaactagattttttttctaattatctTGGGAAATGTATACTGTTATGTAATAAATGTGACGACTGAATCAGAACCATTGACTGTCGATAGCTTTATAATATCAAACATATGTTTATTAATGATCCATGCGTTGAACAAACAAACATTCTAGCATGCACCCAGTCACATCGAAATCGATTAAAGCGAATAAAggaaatttgtttatttgacttttataaAGTTGATCAAATAGTCTAggctatttttaaaatagtcTGTGGACTATTTGACGAACTATTAGTTATCACTTTTATTATAATGTTCTTTAATATCATTACAGGCATCATTCTTGATTGTTGTTTAACTTTCAGTGACAAGTATTTCAACCGTAGTCAGGACGTGAACAATTTAAAAGTCAAATCATATAGGAATGTACCCTTAAAAGAgctgttttagtttttttaagtataaagAGAACGTGGCATATTACCGTCACGGGTTATCGGATTTAAAGTCTATTTTTTGACCGGACGTTTATTAACTACAATTAATAAGTGTACAAAGtcatatataaagatataataGATTCATACCGCTGTACTGATTAtgtattttatgtaatatataaatcAGATAAAACATCTCTTTTTAAATATGATCCGGTTTGATCTTTCTTATGAACTATTCTAGTCACGAGTAATGATCTTATAACAAAATACCAACTCTCTCTTCTTTTGTCCTGCCCTTTAAAGTAGCTGTTTACAATATCTCGCTTCGGTAATTTTATAAGTACACATAGATTTACCTAAagtattttgtattaatttctTATGTGAAGTTATATGTCTTATATTGAGTTCAACTTGATGCCGTATCTCAGGACTGTTCTAGCAAAACAGGTAAAttgttattctatatttttatgatgGTCATGTAGTACCATAATTTGATAATAGTAACACTACCGTTCTTTCAAATGTTTCTGTAATACATGAATACCGTAAaacctcatgtttttttttccgcGTTTTAATGTCATCACAATACCAGGCACTGATTGTAGACTACCTTGATTGTTTCTTTCGTTGAATAATAAAAAGGAAAGATAACTCCTATTTATGACTCGATTGGGACTCGGGACTCAGTCCGAAAGTAACCTACAGTTAACAGATGTCGGGTATGGGGGTGTTAGGTTTGCGGAACCGGATAAGTGgttatgttatttttgtattcataCTCTCCTAGACATTACAGAAAAAATCTTCACATATTGCACATCATATGAAGgaatgttttcatttgtattgacATGGGATCttggtaaaattgagaataatttAGGACGGTGTCAGCCTTTTGTAATGAACTCCAGAGCTCATACACTTGCATTTGTAAACCCAGATAATTTGAACTTGATATAAGAGATTGCACGCATATTGTAGTTTTGCACCTTGTGTTAGGGGATTGTTTTTTAGAAATCCCCCCAAGTTTAAAATCATTACCCGGAATTCTCCAAACCGACAgtagtatcttttaaaaaaaataccaatgaGAAGTATTCGTTTGACTAAccaggatgtataaatacgctGTCACGTTCCAAGACGTTACACAACAATTAGTCATGTGTTTGTAGGATGTCTCGTTGCTTCCTCTATCCAAAATACCTTTTTCAATATCAGCCTAAATTACCTGTCGAATGAATCATTTGCTGAATCAACCTTTTCAACAAAATCTTTTGTCATACATGTGaatgaaatacttgccactgaactttaagaaaattaaattgtcAATAACCAAATCAAGATGATCGAGCGTTAATCATACTACCCAAAATCGGTAAACACATACGAAATGAAAACGTGAAAAATGATACTTAAACATGTAACGCTGTATTCTTTTTCTATACTCTGATTTCGACAATAGGATGACTCATTGTAAATTATACGATACTATATATAACCGAGAATACATTCACTAAGCCGCTTTAAAACCTCTTTGTTTCGTGAAATGTCAATGAACAATACATATAAGCTGGCCAGGTCAAGATATATCCAGAtgaattaaataacaaatataccaaaaaagatctttattaaaatttcaatatccattttcattttcactCGTAAGTTCCATGCATCCAATTGAGATTTATTATTAACATCTtttgcaaacacacattaaattaattttatacaaaattatttacaagtCGTATAgttgtatttaaatatataaacattcaaAGGTTGAGCACTGGATTTTGTGTGAAGCATATTcggttttaaaataataaaaaaaggacattttatatgttaatgAGAATAATTCACAGGTACAAAAATTTAGTTCACCGTAACTTCCTGAAAACTAGAGATACATCAATTTCATCAAGTTAAACCTGTTTTCAATTGGCTTTTTGTTATTGGGACAGATGGGAATTTACTACctgaaaatcttttataaaaataccAATGATTCATACAAGCTATACTGTAGTCTGAGATGTAGATACAACGAATAAATCACAAAAGATGAGATTTTTAGAAAGGGGAAAATGACAGTGTAAGAAGGGAAATCAACTTGCATCAATAAGTAATTAACgtttgttttaagttataaattaaatttcattacTGCACGCAAGATTTACTCATAATACTGTATTCAGATAAAGATTGACCTTGACCGTTCTATAATATACTGAAATAAGTCCATCACACTAGACCACTTGGTCAAGTAAGCTTTATCGAAAACAAGATTGTCGCTAGTCGAGTGATGGCTTCCTCGTCGGGTTCATTTTGTGATATGAATCAGTAAATGGTGTCTGTTAGACCTTGCAGAAAAGTTATTACTTTTGTAAGTTGTGAATGCAGTTTCATCTATACATACGCGACTTTAAATggcattattttctttttctctagATAAACGATCATGGgaaattgtatttcaaaatcaCACGGAGAAACAGATTGTGTAAGTAATTAATAAAAGCTAACATCCTTGAGAGTTTTCGCATTAAATAGACGTTATTTaccacatatttgttatgaataccttGGGTTTTGCAGTTGCAATAACCTCAAAATTGCTTCATTATATTGTTATAATTaactgtttttttctctcttttctgcagaacttaaatatgtgataaaaagattatagcatgtcttttccatattggcccgggtatcatccctcgacccatatcgGCCCTCTGATAAAGCCTCGAGGCTGTTATGGGAGTCTCGAGATGGAaccagggccaatatggaaaagggcatgtaagaatctatacatattcaaataattattatttcatagaatgtttagaaaattattgaataaatgagTAGTGCCGATATGTGTTTGTTGCCAATTAAGGAAGTCTGCTGCTCAGTTTCATAATAAATAACTTTCcataaaactagtatatattgataggagATTAATTGAAGAagcaaataagaaagaaaaaaataaggggtcaatgtgcttgtttttgagatattagtCATTgtaattttggcgggaaaatggtctcacttgacttttcatagctttatcattgaccaggCAAAGTTctcaaaaattatcaaaaagtaaaattgctTTTAATTATACAtggaaaagatatataaaaagaaataagagGGTTCATGGGCAAAGTTTTTTAAGGcattgaaatggataaaaccagagaatttcgaaaatctgacaaaaactccaaaacatgacaagcaaacatccttaaactTATACAGTGCTGTAACAATAAATCATTAAGACTTATCGTGCTTCCTTTAATTCCGCCAAAGTACAAATGTACGTATCTAtacgattttgttattttacattattttcttatttaaattctcttcaattttattatgcTATGAGTATTTATGTATTCTTAATTTAACcattatgttttatcatttggtcCATTGCAGGATATCAATGTTTCCTGTTACAATGACCCAAGTGACGTCTATGTAACTATAGATGATAACGCAGTAAACGATTTTCAagataatatacatgtaacagaGCCAGTAAATACTGATGAAAGCAGTATACCGGTATATGACCAGGTAAATGTTAAAGTCACTATGACTAGGTAGAAataacaaaaacgaaaaaagaaatacatttttttctaaatcgtAACTTTTCTTGTCATTAtcgttaattgttttaattcattttcgAGTTTTGCATTTGCAAAAAGAAGAGGTTGCATAATAATAATTCACGTTTTAGTAATTGATAAGCACTAGCCTTTTTATATGATCAACATATTTCAGATCCTTTCATGGTACCGTAAAATATATCAAGATAATCAGCTATAGTACAAAcaagtttagtttttttaaatgttaattttatcTTACTGCAGTTATTTTCAAACAACCATATTTTGGTGGCAGCGATTGATTTTGGAACGTCGTATTCTGGATACGCCTTTTCATTTCGACACGACTATCAACGAGATCAGCTTAAGATATCAACCAATCTGTGGGCACATAACAGCGGGCTATCACCAAAGGCTCCATCAGCAGTTTTGATTGGTCCAGATCGTGAAGTTAAAGCATTTGGATATGAAGCACACAGTAAATACAACGAATTAATAGAGAGTGGTTATGAGATAAATcatctttattttgaaaagtttaagaTGATTTTGTATACTGTcgaggtatatatatatatatagatttataattGTCATTTCTGTATAAAAGAAATTTCTATCCAATTATGAAAATCAGTTCAAATACATCTGGAATTTTCATCCAGTCATATATTTCAAGGAATCATGGCTGCAAACAAAATTCACCGTAGATCTATTATAACGATTGTTATGCTCTTTAGTCGTTTAAAAAGTTTGACTTCTCAAATATTTAATACAGTGTACCTCAAAAACTCGTGTTTGGgtagttattatatttatatttttaataggTGTAAAGTGTTTACGAAAAAGCGTATTAACTTTTCTTAATATTATCTTGACTGCACCTTAAACCTCTCCAAAGAGAACTATACAGGTGCAGCCAAGAATACTTATTACATGTATGAACACATTTTTCCAGAATCTCAACAACTTAACTGTAATCCAGGATATATGTGGAAAAGAAATGCTTGCTATTGATGTGTTTGGCTTGGTCATCGAATATCTTCGAAATCACCTGCTTAGTCGACTGGAGAGCCAAGACTCTAAATCAATGCTCCATGAAGATATGATACAGTGGGTACTCACTGTACCTGCCATCTGGGGCGAGAAGGCAAAACAATTTATGCGATATGCGGCTGCTAAGGTACGTTTTTTTATTacaacattacaaaacaaaaatcaaattaaatacctttaaacacaattttttagTTTGATTGCCCTTTGAGCATCTTATaacaataaaagtaataaaattgagaatggaaatggggaatgtgtcaaagagacaacaacccgaccaaataaaaaaacaacagcaggtcaccaacaggtcttcaatgtagcgagaaattcccgcacccggaggcctccttcagctggcccataaacaaatatatactagttcagtgataatgaacgccgtctagaaaaatacaaaattaattaacaCCTGGTATTAAGCTACATGCGGGTGctgatgttatatatatatttttttgctacTTTAATAATATAGAAAGATCACAGTTTCAAACACTAAGTCATATCGCTTGTCTTAAAGCATGATCACTGGTATAAAAGCAGTCCAGACTTTCGTGTTTTGGTTTAAGTATGACCCGCTAATTGTTGACGAAAATTAAACTTAGATGGATTTGGCTATTTGTTAGGTCCTTTTTGGTCATACAGCTCCTTAACTGTTTCGATTCTTGTACATCAGTGGCTTTCAAATATAGAGATTTGGGCGTTTcttaataaatacataaaagcGCCTCTGACACAATTTACGAAGTACTAGTATTGTTTTCATGTTGTGTAGccttatttcataaaaaagtagaagatgtggtataatagCCAATGATACAACGTCCTAAAAGAGACGAAAACTACACAATTAACACCATAGAACACCGTACTGGTTTCAACTATGAGTCACCGAATACTAAATCGATCGAAAGGATATTGTATAAAACGCAGATTTAAAGTTGTAGGATATCTCTGACATAAATCTATAGTTGTGAAAAAATTTGAGTTTTGTGGAATCTGTCGATTACGTTTTTAGGACTTTGGTTTAAAAAGGAAAGGACAGATTAACAATTACATGCATATTTCGATATCGAATAATTGAATAAAGAGGACGATGCTTTAGAACGGGAAATGTAGCAGGTTTAAAATACCAATGTTCACAAATTATGATGCTCATCAAAGTGTATATTATCCTTTATATTTCAGGGAGGCATTCCAAACGAACATTTAATTCTCGCTTTAGAACCAGAGGTTGCGTCACTTTACTGTAGACATTTTCCACTAAGTCTAACAATTTATGGAACAAGAAGTTGCACAGACTCATTAGAAAATGGATCAAAATATCTGGTGTTGGATATTGGAGGTActattagacaaaaaaaaaacagaaaaaaaattacaccaatcttttgttttgtaattaaaacgAGACAAGGGTACAGTATGAAGAATGAATGATAACTTTAAAGCATAAACAAGCAGTGTTGAAGATTTGAGCGTAAAAAGAGGATGAATCAAAAGATTTGGTGTATTAATCTATCATGACACGATATTCCTACACGCTGCTtacaaaaaccaaataaaaaaggaatattGGTCCTTAATTGCTGTTCTTCTACCTTTACCCGCttgatgtataaaaaaaggtCCATATCACTCATCTGCTAGAAGTTAATCTTGCTACATATTTATGAACATAAAATAAGAAGTATCAAGTCGAATGAAAGTATAGCAACCAAACTAGATTGGATAAGATAAATATGGTTATTTAAGTTAGAACGACATCCATTcggtttttttgctttttggttTATAGCTCTTCATATTTTCATTAAGCTTTGGGTTTTCAAATATTCTGACCACGAGCATAACTGAAGGGACGttgattgtcgaaatgcgcctgtgagtcagattttttttttatattattctaaTAGTGTTCAGTGATCAAGAAATGCAAGTatgatcattttaaaaaaaaacatatttgtagTAGAAGTTCATAAgtgagtttaatttttttttattgcatattgtattatatttcaaCTCTAAAATGTGAATTTAAACGAACTTCAACCATCCTCCGTCTATACCGTTTTTACAGTGACAAACAGAGAGGTAGTGCTGGATATAAAAAGTAACAATTATGCCTATTGAGAAGCTGTTTacaaatcatattttgttttgcttgtAGGTGGAACTGTTGATGTGACAGCGCATGAAATACAAAGTGATGGAACACTTAAAGAGTTGTACCAAGCCTCTGGGGGCTCGTGGGGTGGTACAACAGTAGATAACGAATTCAAGAAATTACTTATCACGATATTTGGTTCTGAAGTTATTGCTGAAACAACTACTGACTACCCTAGCGAAATGGTTGATATAATGCtagattttgaaatgaaaaagagaACGTTTGAACCGGGCATTACTAAACACGTGAGTTTAAAATGTCCCACGTGTCTATTTTCTActtatcaaaagaaaaacaatgccAGTATTGAAGAAACAATCGTTAACACCCCAATCGgtgacaaaatcaaatttttgagAGATAAGCTTATTATAAATTCAGAGAAGTTTGaaagtttgtttgataataCTGTTAACAAACTAGTAATGCATCTGAGAAAACTTCTTCATTTAGAACATTTGATGGATATAACAACAATCCTTCTTGTTGGTGGGTTTTCAGATTCCATTATCATCAAAAACAGTATTTTGTCCAACTTTCCAAATATACGTATCATTAACCCTGAGGATTGTTCTCTGGCAGTCCTAAAAGGTGCCGTTTTGTATGGACACAATCCAAAGGTAATAAAATCaagaatatgcaagttttcataTGGAATCGGCATTCATGTCAAGTTTGAGGAAGGTGTTCATCCAGAGGAAAGAAAACGTACAATAAGTGGTAGTGATATTTGTGATGACGTCTTCGATGTTCACTTGAATCTAGGAGAAAGAGTTGAAATAAATACACCAAGATTAGAAAAAGTTTACCATGCACAAAATAATCCTGCCAATATCGCATACCTGGACGTATATGCTTCTACTTCTGAATCGCCCATGTTTGTGACAGATGAATCGTGCAATAAAATAGGATACGTCATCTTAGAACTCTCAGGAGATAAGGAGACAAACGAAAGTACAGAGGAAACAGAAACGAACATAGAGGGGACAGAAACTAGAATATTTGTCAGTTTTCATTACATTGGCTCCGAACTAGGAGTGGTTGTTAGGGAAGCAAAGACAGACAAAATGTTAAGAGCAAAATTTGATTTCATGGGATAAATATTGCAAGTTTGGGcttaatatgaaaaaatgtcTTTGCGTGAttgtttttaatctttaatagcATGCAGTACTGTATTGAGGTAACTGTACTATTAAGAGACTCTGGTTATATAAAGTGTTTTTACAcgaacatctttttccatacttgaaaacaaaatccttttttttattattcgaTTTAGTAAGGAAACCGACtaaactatttgaaataattaaatgttatacttttgtttatctcttatttttttgtctataatataatagtatatatatgcTCTGGAAAAATTGTAAAGTTGTACAATTTTagtacaaattaaaatttgtacagtatttttgtacaaattatcaGAGTTTTCTGATCTCTTTACATAATTAGATAGAATAAGCAGTGTCTTTGCTTAAGCttgaaactgtttttttctcgatatttttgttttatataaaaactagtgttgtcaaatcgtacatttttgcctaaccggttactcgggtaatcgttcgaccgattaaccggttaaccggtagttt
This Mytilus trossulus isolate FHL-02 chromosome 14, PNRI_Mtr1.1.1.hap1, whole genome shotgun sequence DNA region includes the following protein-coding sequences:
- the LOC134697717 gene encoding heat shock 70 kDa protein 12A-like, with product MEPGPIWKRDINVSCYNDPSDVYVTIDDNAVNDFQDNIHVTEPVNTDESSIPVYDQLFSNNHILVAAIDFGTSYSGYAFSFRHDYQRDQLKISTNLWAHNSGLSPKAPSAVLIGPDREVKAFGYEAHSKYNELIESGYEINHLYFEKFKMILYTVENLNNLTVIQDICGKEMLAIDVFGLVIEYLRNHLLSRLESQDSKSMLHEDMIQWVLTVPAIWGEKAKQFMRYAAAKGGIPNEHLILALEPEVASLYCRHFPLSLTIYGTRSCTDSLENGSKYLVLDIGGGTVDVTAHEIQSDGTLKELYQASGGSWGGTTVDNEFKKLLITIFGSEVIAETTTDYPSEMVDIMLDFEMKKRTFEPGITKHVSLKCPTCLFSTYQKKNNASIEETIVNTPIGDKIKFLRDKLIINSEKFESLFDNTVNKLVMHLRKLLHLEHLMDITTILLVGGFSDSIIIKNSILSNFPNIRIINPEDCSLAVLKGAVLYGHNPKVIKSRICKFSYGIGIHVKFEEGVHPEERKRTISGSDICDDVFDVHLNLGERVEINTPRLEKVYHAQNNPANIAYLDVYASTSESPMFVTDESCNKIGYVILELSGDKETNESTEETETNIEGTETRIFVSFHYIGSELGVVVREAKTDKMLRAKFDFMG